Proteins from one Astatotilapia calliptera chromosome 8, fAstCal1.2, whole genome shotgun sequence genomic window:
- the LOC113027816 gene encoding uncharacterized protein LOC113027816 produces MGQTLSPEQEEMAFEGIADMLSNVLQLDELKIDSSLQRFSGLNSAEELNNYRDHVLYSGELNQVASIVREVGNVLGGLSKVPHAVGLGALIISLALDVVAKSLNKETMGTAEMLERVFAQEKAKEVRDLMHEYLKRMQINLRDPQLQLSDTRQIEIALSAQLTRLKNSMLIDEHMDTQFLKQWVNGAAFHTQMLIHQARLESAAEPDGSRAVRAAGIYQQDMNRLMEKFKTLMRNRDDSQNANKIIEILFSKPQITWTRDYFSKLQANIPALVRQNADFVIKT; encoded by the exons ATGGGTCAAACACTATCTCCAGAGCAGGAGGAGATGGCCTTTGAAGGTATTGCTGATATGCTTAGCAATGTTTTACAGCTGGATGAACTTAAAATTGACAG TTCCCTGCAGAGATTCTCTGGGCTCAACTCAGCTGAAGAGCTGAACAATTACAGAGACCACGTCTTGTACAGTGGAGAACTCAATCAGGTCGCATCTATTGTGAGAGAGGTGGGGAATGTTCTAGGTGGGCTCAGCAAGGTGCCTCATGCTGTCGGACTGGGAGCTCTCATCATTTCCTTGGCCTTAGACGTGGTGGCCAAAAGCCTAAATAAAGAAACCATGGGCACAGCTGAAATGTTAGAGAGGGTGTTCGCACAGGAGAAGGCCAAGGAG gtgcgagATCTGATGCACGAGTATTTGAAGCGTATGCAGATCAACCTGAGAGACCCACAACTTCAACTCTCTGACACCCGTCAAATTGAGATTGCTCTTAGTGCCCAGCTCACACGGCTAAAG AACTCCATGCTGATAGATGAACATATGGACACTCAGTTTCTGAAGCAGTGGGTGAATGGAGCTGCCTTCCACACACAGATGCTGATCCATCAGGCTCGTCTAGAAAGTGCAGCAGAACCTGATGGATCCAGAGCCGTGCGTGCGGCAGGGATTTATCAGCAGGACATGAACCGTCTGATGGAGAAATTCAAGACCTTGATGAGAAATCGTGATGATTCTCAAAATGCCAATAAGATAATAGAGATTCTGTTTTCTAAACCTCAGATTACCTGGACGAGGGATTATTTTTCAAAACTGCAAGCAAATATTCCAGCTCTTGTGAGGCAAAATGCTGACTTTGTTATCAAAACCTGA